One region of Thermococcus sp. genomic DNA includes:
- a CDS encoding nickel-dependent hydrogenase large subunit — protein MAKTQYYVPVGPIHPALKEPIRVEAKVEGEKIVEVDVKRGFAHRGIEYMGMKRNAIQTLYLSERICGICSISHPYAFVVTAEKALGIEAPPRAQYIRTIIGELERIHSHILWLGVVAHEMGFDSLLFWTWKGRERLLDILELLTGNRINYSVFMIGGVRRDIKESHIKAIKDMISYYRTFNQEMKDVFLSDPVYKARTRGVAQLSKKMALELNAVGPVARAAGVRMDIRQDIPYDAYADIDVRAVVPQDIVGEARGDAYDITMVRLYEIDQSLDIIEYCIDELPEGKLMAIPNYVALLAKIRRTQGEAIGAHEAPRGEVIHYLKFDGKRDGPAVWKVIAPSYNNINTWAPLLLGAEVADIPIVVAYIDPCMCCNDRIAVVRDEDGRIIDPATLHRKAVEKTRKLREELGVRE, from the coding sequence ATGGCCAAGACTCAGTATTACGTCCCCGTTGGACCCATTCACCCCGCACTGAAGGAGCCAATAAGGGTCGAGGCGAAGGTCGAGGGTGAGAAGATAGTCGAGGTCGACGTCAAGAGGGGCTTCGCCCACAGGGGAATAGAGTACATGGGCATGAAGAGGAACGCCATCCAGACGCTCTACCTCTCCGAGAGGATATGCGGAATCTGTTCGATATCGCACCCATACGCCTTCGTGGTTACCGCCGAGAAGGCCCTCGGGATAGAGGCGCCGCCCAGGGCCCAGTACATCAGGACGATAATAGGTGAGCTGGAGAGGATACACAGCCACATCCTGTGGCTCGGCGTCGTGGCGCACGAGATGGGCTTTGACTCCCTCCTCTTCTGGACGTGGAAGGGCAGGGAGAGGCTTCTCGACATACTGGAGCTCCTCACGGGCAACAGGATAAACTACTCCGTCTTCATGATAGGCGGTGTTAGAAGGGACATCAAGGAGAGCCACATAAAGGCCATCAAGGACATGATAAGCTACTACCGCACATTCAACCAGGAGATGAAGGACGTCTTCCTCTCCGATCCGGTTTACAAGGCTAGGACGAGGGGTGTCGCCCAGCTTTCCAAGAAGATGGCGCTCGAACTGAACGCCGTTGGGCCGGTTGCAAGGGCGGCAGGGGTAAGGATGGACATCAGGCAGGACATACCCTACGACGCATACGCTGACATAGACGTCCGCGCGGTGGTTCCCCAGGACATCGTCGGCGAGGCCAGGGGGGACGCCTACGACATCACCATGGTGAGGCTCTACGAGATAGACCAGAGCCTTGACATCATCGAATACTGCATAGACGAACTCCCCGAGGGCAAGCTCATGGCAATCCCGAACTACGTCGCCCTGCTCGCCAAGATAAGGAGAACCCAGGGCGAAGCCATAGGAGCGCACGAGGCACCGCGCGGTGAGGTCATACACTACCTCAAGTTCGACGGAAAGAGGGACGGGCCGGCGGTGTGGAAGGTCATAGCGCCGAGCTACAACAACATCAACACGTGGGCCCCGCTCCTCCTCGGGGCGGAGGTGGCGGACATACCCATAGTAGTCGCCTACATCGACCCGTGCATGTGCTGTAACGACAGGATAGCCGTTGTGAGGGACGAGGACGGCAGGATAATCGACCCGGCGACTCTCCACAGGAAGGCGGTCGAAAAAACAAGGAAGCTTAGGGAAGAGCTGGGGGTGAGAGAGTGA
- a CDS encoding NADH-quinone oxidoreductase subunit B family protein — protein MGKLTNFKRSIWVFHASGGSCNACDIEIVAVLTPRYDVERFGIKLVGSPRHADVLLVTGAIPRDFADKLRRVYEQMPDPKAVVVVGNCGTSGGVFYDSYNIAGPIDEIIPVDVYVPGCPPRPEAIIDGVVKAWLKIEKLEKELEGKKK, from the coding sequence ATGGGAAAGCTCACCAACTTTAAGCGCTCAATATGGGTCTTCCATGCCTCGGGAGGAAGCTGCAACGCGTGCGACATTGAGATAGTCGCCGTGCTTACTCCCCGATACGACGTGGAGCGCTTCGGAATCAAGCTCGTCGGAAGTCCCAGGCACGCGGACGTGCTCCTCGTTACCGGAGCCATTCCAAGGGACTTCGCGGACAAGCTCAGGCGCGTCTACGAGCAGATGCCCGACCCCAAAGCTGTCGTCGTTGTCGGGAACTGTGGGACCAGCGGCGGCGTCTTCTACGACTCCTACAACATAGCGGGCCCGATAGACGAGATAATACCCGTGGACGTCTACGTTCCGGGCTGTCCACCGAGACCAGAGGCGATAATAGACGGCGTGGTTAAGGCCTGGCTCAAGATAGAGAAGCTGGAAAAAGAGCTGGAGGGGAAGAAGAAATGA
- a CDS encoding NADH-quinone oxidoreductase subunit C: MKEPVSVEEVLKKLQETLGEALLSHEVREYTKGVKRKRTYRELWITIKPDAFRKAVEAIFALDYPHLHFIAGEDQGGETLTMIYSFGVFHTHPWGELSITIKFDLPKDNLVLPTITDLMMGAETNEREIREMLGVEFEGLKNKRHLFLPDDWPEGKYPWRRDEYGVEDMIKHTHRSVNEIRKMRGED; the protein is encoded by the coding sequence ATGAAAGAGCCTGTAAGCGTGGAAGAGGTACTCAAGAAGCTCCAGGAGACGCTGGGGGAGGCACTGCTCTCCCACGAGGTCAGGGAGTACACCAAGGGCGTTAAGAGGAAGAGAACGTACAGGGAGCTGTGGATCACCATAAAGCCCGACGCCTTCAGGAAGGCCGTCGAAGCCATATTTGCCCTAGACTATCCCCACCTTCACTTCATAGCCGGCGAAGACCAGGGCGGAGAAACCCTCACCATGATATACTCCTTCGGGGTCTTCCACACGCACCCCTGGGGCGAACTGAGCATCACCATCAAGTTTGACCTCCCCAAGGACAACCTGGTTCTTCCGACGATAACCGACCTCATGATGGGTGCCGAGACCAACGAGCGTGAGATCCGGGAGATGCTCGGCGTTGAGTTCGAGGGGCTGAAGAACAAGAGGCACCTCTTCCTGCCCGACGACTGGCCGGAGGGCAAGTACCCGTGGAGGCGGGACGAGTACGGCGTCGAGGACATGATCAAGCACACCCACCGGAGCGTGAACGAGATAAGGAAGATGAGGGGTGAGGACTGA